The Nerophis lumbriciformis linkage group LG24, RoL_Nlum_v2.1, whole genome shotgun sequence genome includes a region encoding these proteins:
- the cln3 gene encoding battenin, with translation MEQTVNADSNDHQYTNTPCKQWRNWLGFWLLGLCNNFAYVVMLSAAQDILQKQQSGNTTKWTVSLLDSEGVKSGNNSRYDCSPVSTAAVLLADILPTLIIKLSLPLFIHQVPYGVRVLFCVVMAATSFLIVSFSSTVWMSIIGVIFASASSGVGELSFLSLTVYYSRDVLGAWGSGTGGAGVAGALLYSSLTQVGLSPRSTLLTMLTVPLAMFLSYFFLLAPPPHLPQWKDRRADGALLPEERQRLMDQSQEEQETCRQEGRNRHVPLTLHEKLHIIKDLMPFICPLVLVYYAEYFINQGLMELLYFPRFFLSHAEQYRWYQTLYQVGVFVSRSSLSCVKIRRLWGLAALQVVNAVLLLLAVYYHFLPSAWLLFPIILYEGLLGGSAYVNTFYFISKETEDRQREFAMAAASLGDSLGIASAALTAFPVHAYFCDLV, from the exons ATGGAGCAGACTGTCAATGCAGACTCCAACGATCACCAATACACCAATA CTCCTTGCAAACAATGGCGCAATTGGCTGGGATTTTG GTTGCTTGGATTGTGCAACAACTTTGCTTACGTGGTCATGCTCAGTGCTGCACAGGACATCCTTCAAAAGCAACAGTCTGGAAACACCACA AAGTGGACTGTGAGCTTGTTGGACTCTGAAGGTGTGAAGAGTGGGAACAACAGTCGATACGATTGTAGTCCTGTGTCCACAGCA GCGGTGCTTCTAGCTGACATCCTGCCAACACTCATCATCAAGTTGTCTTTGCCACTCTTTATCCACCAAGTGCCTTATGG agttCGAGTCCTGTTCTGTGTCGTCATGGCTGCCACAAGTTTTCTCATTGTTTCCTTTTCCTCGACGGTGTGGATGAGCATCATAG GCGTGATATTTGCCAGTGCCAGCTCAGGAGTGGGAGAGTTATCCTTCCTTTCTCTCACAGTCTACTACAGCAG GGATGTACTTGGAGCTTGGGGCTCTGGGACTGGTGGGGCTGGTGTTGCAGGAGCCCTCCTTTATTCAAGCCTCACTCAGGTTGGCCTGTCACCTCGGTCTACCCTTCTGACCATGCTGACCGTCCCATTGGCCATGTTCCTTAG TTATTTCTTCCTGCTGGCTCCGCCTCCTCACCTTCCTCAGTGGAAGGACCGAAGGGCCGACGGTGCTTTGCTTCCAGAGGAGAGGCAGCGACTGATGGACCAATCACAGGAGGAGCAGGAAACCTGCCGCCAAG AGGGCAGGAACAGACATGTTCCTCTCACTCTTCACGAGAAACTCCATATCATCAAA GACTTGATGCCATTTATCTGTCCTTTGGTCCTGGTCTACTATGCTGAGTACTTCATCAACCAGGGCTTG ATGGAGCTCCTGTATTTCCCAAGGTTTTTCCTGTCACATGCGGAGCAGTATCGCTG GTACCAGACTTTATACCAGGTGGGCGTGTTTGTGTCTCGCTCCTCCTTGTCCTGTGTGAAGATCAGGAGACTTTGGGGCCTTGCAGCACTCCAG GTGGTGAATGCAGTGCTGCTCCTACTAGCAGTGTACTACCACTTCCTGCCCAGTGCCTGGCTGCTGTTCCCCATCATTTTGTACGAGGGTCTGCTGGGAGGAAGTGCCTACGTCAACACCTTCTACTTCATCAGCAAGGAG ACGGAAGACAGACAGCGAGAGTTTGCTATGGCAGCTGCCAGCCTGGGAGACAGTCTGGGCATCGCTTCGGCCGCACTGACCGCCTTTCCTGTGCACGCATACTTCTGTGACTTAGTCTGA